The following are encoded in a window of Roseimaritima ulvae genomic DNA:
- a CDS encoding siderophore-interacting protein, with protein sequence MAKRPTRELTVVQSTQLTENMLRITLGGEAMADFPADQESAYVKLLFPQAEGERPLQRSYTIRNQRATEIDIDFVLHDPLGPASSWAAQASPGDRVLVSGPGPKKLINHQADWFLLIADMAALPALSVNLEQLPQPAIGHAVIEIRSAADVQPLVHPPGVQLHWKVNPQPDPSGQFLTSQVAALSLPPGSPAIWAACEFNSMRVLRQHLHREHPVPNSHIYLSSYWKIGQSDEGHKQAKRLDSEGA encoded by the coding sequence ATGGCTAAACGCCCGACCCGTGAATTGACGGTGGTGCAATCCACGCAGCTCACCGAAAACATGCTGCGAATCACATTGGGGGGCGAGGCGATGGCGGACTTTCCCGCAGACCAGGAGAGCGCGTACGTCAAATTGCTGTTTCCCCAAGCCGAGGGCGAGCGTCCCTTGCAGCGGAGCTATACGATTCGCAATCAACGAGCGACCGAAATCGATATCGATTTTGTGTTGCACGATCCCCTGGGACCCGCCTCGTCGTGGGCGGCTCAGGCAAGCCCGGGAGACCGGGTTTTGGTCAGCGGTCCGGGGCCCAAGAAACTGATCAACCACCAAGCGGATTGGTTTTTGCTGATTGCCGACATGGCCGCGCTGCCGGCCCTGAGCGTCAATCTGGAGCAGCTACCCCAACCGGCGATCGGCCACGCGGTGATCGAAATTCGTTCCGCCGCGGATGTCCAGCCGTTGGTTCATCCGCCGGGGGTGCAATTGCACTGGAAGGTAAATCCTCAACCCGACCCCAGCGGCCAGTTTCTGACCTCTCAGGTGGCCGCGTTGTCGCTACCACCCGGATCGCCAGCGATTTGGGCCGCTTGTGAATTTAATAGCATGCGAGTGCTGCGGCAGCACCTTCACCGCGAACATCCCGTACCCAATAGCCATATTTATCTGTCCAGCTATTGGAAGATCGGGCAAAGCGACGAAGGGCATAAACAGGCTAAGCGTTTGGATAGCGAGGGGGCGTGA
- a CDS encoding ABC transporter ATP-binding protein, with translation MQSPDPPTPLHVQQIVKTYQQGTAKVFALDGVDQKVEPGEFVAIMGASGSGKSTLLHAMAGLIDVDEGRVKLAGQDLSQLSDAALTRFRRDNLGIVFQAYNLIPSLTAEDNIRLPAPKRMAAKLDSIVEELLDRLDMTARRHHKPGALSGGEQQRIAIARALVCNPTILLADEPTGSLDSISGTQICELLRNLVDQQGHSIVMVTHEPHVAMWADRICVLKDGTNLAELRTDGCRNPQSVAHQYQQALGGEVAV, from the coding sequence GTGCAATCCCCTGATCCCCCCACGCCGCTGCACGTCCAACAAATTGTCAAAACGTATCAACAGGGAACCGCCAAAGTCTTCGCCTTGGACGGCGTCGACCAGAAAGTGGAACCGGGCGAATTCGTGGCCATCATGGGAGCCAGCGGTTCGGGCAAAAGCACTTTGTTGCACGCCATGGCGGGGCTGATCGATGTCGACGAAGGCCGCGTGAAGCTGGCCGGACAGGACCTTTCTCAACTCAGCGACGCCGCTCTGACGCGGTTCCGCCGCGATAACCTGGGGATCGTTTTTCAAGCTTACAATCTAATCCCCAGCCTGACTGCCGAAGATAATATTCGCCTGCCCGCTCCCAAACGGATGGCAGCCAAGCTGGATTCGATCGTCGAAGAACTGCTCGATCGGCTGGACATGACCGCGCGGCGGCACCACAAACCGGGGGCGCTGTCGGGCGGCGAACAACAGCGGATCGCCATCGCTCGCGCACTGGTTTGCAACCCCACCATCCTGCTGGCAGACGAACCCACCGGCAGCCTGGACTCGATTTCCGGAACCCAGATCTGTGAGTTGCTGCGCAACCTGGTGGACCAACAGGGGCACTCCATCGTGATGGTCACTCACGAACCGCACGTGGCGATGTGGGCCGACCGGATCTGTGTGCTGAAAGACGGCACCAACCTGGCCGAACTACGAACCGACGGCTGTCGTAATCCGCAATCGGTCGCTCACCAGTACCAACAGGCCCTGGGCGGAGAGGTGGCCGTATGA
- a CDS encoding FtsX-like permease family protein has protein sequence MNKCLYLIFAFLRERKSRTVLTTVATAAAVSMVIWVTSSYEALHQTYDEYANLALGRYELAIAPISGEPTDFVPPEAIDPLRNDPAVRALDPMWAGRIAVLDLQDQPLPGEQPARGRDSGSGSHSPLPSLMFLATDAPEPPFELAGGQWITAETAADPQATPRIAVRADVARRRGIKIGDRLTLELPRPNAAGETTLTVQVGGLVNAPTLHGAGSSALPMLTPSSGQAFLPAHLVERITGEPFRISLLAVGVDPEADINKFRFSWAPRLSDHAVPLQFQQAFEIEEALDQASAAQNVRLQSYAATGVAMLVAMLVIYCSLSMGVTERIRQYAILRAVALTRSQVGLLIVVEGLALGTLGLLAGIALGWGLLKFVESTSTSLLYHGVGFGPSSLILSTLAAIGGALLASVVPAYHATRVKPVDAMTPRQALTEAAKIAPPSFVAGLILLAIGPLLTFAFPPGERWTWLAMAVSFACTAIGFVVLAPSAVVAVDRLLGPLLARSFGIEPKLLASQVTNNIWRTVGAAVSMAFGLGLFVGIQVWGFTMLQAFVPGDWTPDAIAMIKPGLPPEQVDQVASLPDVDGSRCLPLVVEQPRLVDDLTGSAERPSVIRQDNVILVGLDPAGAFAGPQPLLELDWVAGNPDEAVAQMQQGHACIVPDHFLAETGLKLGDTLAVDPPRNAGHTVKYTIAGAVKLPGWHWQTKLTGLRPRTHRAAALIFADYKSIASDFDLPLASHVWFAYAADTADEQAIEASITGLLDANAGDRADEVSAKVVSIDSIRDRLFNGARRWLWMISVLPLVTLLIACIGVLNVIVASVRARRWEFGVLRSIGFTRGELARAILAEGLMIALVAGVLSVGFGILSGWCGAGLAQYVSFFGGLHPPMVIPWAPIVGGVILVGVLGVLTAAWPAISIGRSRPMGLLESGRDFV, from the coding sequence ATGAACAAGTGCCTGTACCTGATCTTCGCCTTTTTACGGGAACGCAAGTCGCGAACCGTGCTGACCACCGTCGCCACCGCGGCGGCCGTCAGCATGGTGATTTGGGTCACCAGTAGTTACGAAGCGTTGCACCAAACCTACGACGAATACGCCAACCTGGCGCTGGGCCGGTACGAACTAGCGATCGCTCCGATCAGTGGCGAGCCCACCGACTTTGTGCCCCCCGAAGCGATCGACCCCCTCCGCAACGACCCGGCGGTCCGCGCGCTCGATCCGATGTGGGCCGGCCGTATCGCCGTGCTCGATTTGCAAGACCAACCACTTCCCGGCGAACAGCCGGCTCGCGGACGCGATTCCGGCTCCGGCTCCCACAGCCCGCTGCCGTCGTTGATGTTCCTGGCCACCGACGCCCCCGAACCACCTTTCGAACTAGCCGGCGGACAATGGATTACAGCGGAGACCGCCGCGGACCCGCAGGCAACTCCCCGCATCGCTGTCCGCGCCGACGTCGCTCGGCGGCGGGGAATCAAAATCGGCGATCGCCTGACGCTGGAACTGCCACGCCCCAACGCGGCGGGCGAGACCACCCTGACAGTCCAGGTCGGCGGTCTGGTCAACGCGCCCACCCTGCACGGCGCCGGCTCCTCCGCCCTGCCCATGCTAACGCCCAGTTCCGGGCAGGCCTTTCTGCCGGCGCACCTGGTGGAACGAATCACCGGCGAACCCTTTCGGATCAGCCTGCTAGCCGTTGGCGTGGATCCCGAAGCCGACATCAATAAGTTTCGTTTCAGCTGGGCGCCGCGACTGAGCGATCACGCCGTGCCTTTGCAGTTCCAACAGGCCTTCGAAATCGAAGAAGCGCTTGATCAAGCGTCCGCCGCACAAAACGTGCGGCTGCAATCCTACGCCGCGACCGGCGTGGCGATGCTGGTCGCCATGCTGGTCATCTACTGCTCGCTGAGCATGGGAGTCACCGAGCGGATTCGACAGTACGCGATCCTGCGAGCGGTGGCGTTGACGCGGTCCCAGGTGGGGCTGCTGATCGTGGTGGAAGGGCTGGCGTTGGGCACGCTGGGATTGCTGGCCGGCATCGCCTTGGGTTGGGGGCTGCTGAAATTTGTGGAAAGCACGTCGACTAGCCTGCTGTATCACGGCGTCGGGTTTGGACCCAGCAGTCTGATTTTATCCACCCTGGCCGCGATCGGCGGAGCGCTGTTGGCGTCCGTCGTGCCCGCTTACCACGCCACGCGGGTCAAACCGGTGGACGCCATGACGCCGCGGCAAGCGTTAACCGAAGCCGCCAAGATCGCACCGCCCAGCTTTGTTGCCGGGCTGATCCTGCTGGCGATCGGACCGCTGCTGACGTTTGCGTTCCCTCCCGGCGAACGCTGGACCTGGCTGGCGATGGCGGTCAGCTTTGCCTGCACGGCGATCGGTTTCGTTGTGCTGGCACCCTCGGCTGTGGTCGCGGTCGATCGGTTGTTGGGGCCGTTGCTGGCCCGCAGTTTCGGCATCGAACCCAAACTGCTGGCCAGTCAGGTCACCAATAACATTTGGCGCACCGTGGGAGCCGCCGTATCGATGGCGTTTGGCCTGGGATTGTTCGTCGGCATTCAGGTCTGGGGCTTTACCATGCTGCAAGCCTTTGTGCCGGGCGACTGGACGCCCGACGCGATCGCGATGATCAAGCCGGGCTTGCCTCCCGAGCAAGTCGACCAGGTCGCGTCGCTGCCCGACGTGGATGGCTCGCGCTGCCTGCCGCTGGTCGTCGAACAGCCGCGGTTGGTCGACGACCTGACCGGCAGCGCCGAACGACCGTCGGTGATTCGGCAAGACAACGTGATCCTCGTGGGACTTGATCCCGCCGGAGCGTTTGCGGGGCCGCAACCGCTGCTGGAACTGGACTGGGTGGCCGGCAACCCAGATGAGGCGGTCGCCCAGATGCAACAAGGCCACGCCTGCATCGTCCCCGATCACTTCCTGGCGGAAACCGGGCTGAAGCTCGGCGACACGCTGGCCGTCGACCCGCCTCGCAATGCTGGCCACACGGTAAAGTACACGATTGCCGGCGCGGTCAAACTGCCGGGTTGGCACTGGCAAACCAAACTGACCGGCCTGAGACCGCGGACGCATCGCGCCGCCGCTTTGATTTTTGCGGATTACAAATCGATCGCCAGCGACTTTGATTTGCCGCTGGCCTCACACGTGTGGTTTGCTTATGCCGCGGACACGGCCGACGAGCAAGCCATCGAAGCGTCGATCACCGGCTTGCTCGACGCGAACGCAGGCGACCGAGCGGACGAGGTGAGCGCCAAAGTGGTTTCCATCGATAGCATCCGCGACCGGTTGTTCAACGGCGCGCGACGCTGGTTGTGGATGATCAGTGTGCTGCCGCTGGTGACGCTGTTGATCGCTTGCATCGGAGTTTTGAACGTGATCGTGGCGTCGGTGCGAGCCCGGCGCTGGGAGTTCGGCGTGTTGCGTTCGATCGGTTTTACCCGCGGCGAACTGGCCCGTGCGATCCTGGCCGAAGGCCTGATGATCGCCCTGGTGGCGGGAGTGTTGAGCGTTGGATTTGGAATCCTGAGCGGATGGTGCGGTGCCGGCCTGGCCCAGTACGTCAGCTTTTTCGGAGGCCTGCACCCACCGATGGTGATCCCCTGGGCACCGATCGTGGGCGGGGTGATTCTGGTGGGGGTGCTGGGCGTGCTGACCGCCGCTTGGCCGGCGATTTCCATCGGCCGCTCGCGTCCGATGGGCCTCTTGGAATCAGGCCGTGATTTCGTCTGA
- a CDS encoding DUF1844 domain-containing protein — MTDSNAEDDPKLIIDEDWKEQVQKEKEALRAAQAENADAGEGQGREAEVQAAGDADGADQTPPPASFVTLVSMLFTQAMAMLGQIPDPTSGKPSVNKPIAKHYIDTLEMLEEKTKGNLDEEEGKMISEALHALRMTYVSVKGTETAG, encoded by the coding sequence ATGACCGACTCGAACGCCGAAGACGATCCCAAACTGATCATCGACGAGGATTGGAAAGAGCAGGTTCAGAAAGAGAAGGAAGCCTTGCGGGCCGCCCAAGCTGAAAATGCGGACGCGGGTGAAGGGCAGGGCAGAGAAGCCGAGGTTCAGGCTGCAGGCGATGCTGACGGAGCCGATCAAACGCCGCCGCCGGCATCCTTTGTGACTCTGGTTTCGATGCTGTTCACCCAGGCCATGGCGATGCTGGGACAGATCCCCGACCCCACCAGCGGCAAGCCATCGGTCAACAAGCCGATCGCCAAGCACTACATCGACACGCTGGAAATGCTCGAAGAAAAAACCAAGGGCAACCTGGACGAGGAAGAGGGCAAGATGATCAGCGAAGCCCTGCACGCGCTGCGGATGACCTACGTGTCGGTCAAAGGCACGGAAACCGCGGGCTAG
- a CDS encoding CTP synthase: MTKHIFVTGGVVSSLGKGLTSASMGMLLEQRGLRVLMQKLDPYINVDPGTMSPYQHGEVYVLDDGSETDLDLGHYERFTSGKLTRDSNYTTGQIYQSVIEKERQGRFLGKTVQVIPHITNEIKSVIRKLGGDDVDVVITEIGGTVGDIESLPFLEAIRQFAQDVGRENCLFMHLTLVPYLKAADELKTKPTQHSVGQMREIGIQPDILVCRCERSISREDREKISLFCNVPLDAVIEEKDKDFSIYEVPLSLVDNQLDELVINRLGLSAKQLDIQAWHDLLHRLRNPRHEVAIAVVGKYAEHRDAYKSIYEAIDHAGMHHQTQVRIGRIQSSDIEREGAERLLGGYDGILVPGGFGERGIEGKVEAIRFARSRGIPFFGICLGMQCAVIEYGRHRVDLQGAHSTEFDKDTAHPVICLLDEQRNVTDMGGTMRLGQQPTRLTPDSRAAHAYGSENVDERHRHRYEFNNQYRQQFEAHGMRFSGTSPDGKLVEIVEIPDHPWFVAVQFHPEFKSKPLQAHPLFAQFVQATIDRHQASVGAASDQQESELKS, translated from the coding sequence ATGACCAAGCACATCTTTGTTACCGGTGGTGTCGTTAGTTCGCTCGGCAAGGGATTGACCAGCGCATCGATGGGTATGCTGCTCGAACAGCGTGGCCTGCGAGTGCTGATGCAGAAGCTGGACCCATATATCAATGTCGATCCGGGCACGATGAGCCCCTACCAGCACGGCGAAGTTTACGTGCTGGACGACGGCAGCGAGACCGATCTGGACCTCGGCCACTACGAACGCTTCACCAGCGGCAAATTGACCCGGGATTCCAATTACACCACCGGCCAGATCTATCAGTCGGTGATCGAAAAAGAGCGGCAGGGCCGTTTTCTCGGCAAAACCGTTCAAGTGATCCCGCACATCACCAACGAGATCAAGTCGGTGATCCGCAAATTGGGTGGCGACGACGTGGACGTCGTGATCACGGAAATCGGCGGCACCGTTGGCGACATCGAAAGCCTGCCCTTTCTGGAAGCGATTCGCCAATTCGCGCAAGACGTGGGCCGCGAAAACTGCCTGTTCATGCACCTCACGCTGGTGCCTTACCTGAAAGCTGCCGACGAGCTGAAAACCAAGCCCACGCAGCATTCGGTGGGTCAGATGCGAGAGATCGGGATCCAGCCCGACATTCTGGTGTGTCGCTGCGAACGCAGTATTTCACGCGAAGATCGCGAGAAAATTTCGCTGTTCTGCAACGTCCCCCTGGACGCCGTAATCGAAGAAAAAGACAAAGACTTCTCGATCTACGAAGTCCCCCTGTCGCTGGTCGACAACCAGCTGGACGAATTGGTGATCAATCGCCTGGGCCTGTCCGCTAAACAGCTGGACATCCAGGCCTGGCACGATCTGTTGCACCGGCTGCGAAATCCACGTCACGAAGTGGCCATCGCGGTGGTGGGGAAATATGCTGAACACCGCGACGCCTACAAATCGATCTACGAAGCCATCGATCATGCCGGCATGCATCACCAGACGCAAGTCCGGATCGGGCGGATCCAGAGCAGTGATATCGAACGCGAAGGCGCCGAGCGGTTGCTGGGCGGCTACGACGGCATCCTCGTGCCCGGCGGCTTTGGTGAACGCGGCATCGAGGGCAAAGTCGAAGCGATCCGTTTTGCCCGTTCCCGCGGTATCCCGTTTTTCGGAATCTGCTTGGGCATGCAATGCGCCGTGATCGAATACGGCCGTCACCGTGTCGACCTGCAGGGAGCGCATTCGACCGAATTTGACAAAGACACCGCGCACCCGGTGATCTGCTTGCTCGATGAGCAACGCAACGTGACCGATATGGGGGGCACGATGCGGTTGGGCCAACAGCCCACCCGGTTGACGCCAGATTCCCGAGCCGCCCATGCTTACGGCAGTGAAAATGTAGACGAGCGGCATCGGCATCGCTACGAATTTAATAATCAGTACCGGCAGCAGTTCGAAGCTCACGGGATGCGGTTTTCCGGCACCAGTCCGGACGGCAAACTGGTAGAGATCGTCGAAATTCCCGATCACCCCTGGTTCGTCGCTGTACAATTTCATCCGGAGTTCAAAAGCAAGCCGTTGCAGGCTCATCCACTATTCGCCCAATTCGTCCAAGCCACCATCGACCGTCACCAGGCGTCTGTGGGGGCCGCATCCGACCAGCAGGAAAGTGAGCTGAAATCATGA
- the kdsB gene encoding 3-deoxy-manno-octulosonate cytidylyltransferase: protein MNTHVVIPARLASSRLPEKLLLRVDERSVLQHTHDAAQRAEGISGVTVAVDDPRLAQEVDGFGGRALMTSVDCQSGTDRIAEVAATMPEVDVFVNVQGDEPEIDPAAIELVSRLLVEHPEADMATVATPIRDPALWEDPNCVKVVMDAGGRALYFSRAAVPFVRDGGPPADFAAEPPMFWQHVGLYAYRRDFLLWFAAQPPAALEQLEKLEQLRALAAGRRIVVGRIDTVARGIDTLEDFEDFCQRFEN, encoded by the coding sequence ATGAATACACATGTGGTCATCCCCGCTCGTTTGGCATCCAGCCGGTTGCCTGAAAAACTGTTGTTGCGTGTCGACGAGCGTTCGGTTCTGCAGCACACCCACGACGCCGCCCAGCGGGCCGAGGGGATTTCCGGCGTGACCGTGGCGGTGGACGACCCGCGGCTGGCGCAGGAAGTCGACGGCTTCGGCGGCCGCGCCCTGATGACCAGCGTGGATTGCCAAAGCGGCACCGACCGGATTGCCGAAGTGGCGGCGACGATGCCGGAGGTGGATGTTTTTGTCAATGTGCAGGGCGACGAACCCGAAATCGACCCGGCGGCGATCGAGCTGGTCAGCCGGTTGCTGGTCGAGCATCCCGAGGCCGACATGGCCACCGTGGCCACACCGATTCGCGATCCGGCTCTGTGGGAGGACCCCAATTGCGTCAAAGTGGTGATGGATGCGGGGGGGCGAGCTTTGTATTTCAGCCGGGCGGCCGTGCCCTTCGTTCGCGATGGCGGACCGCCGGCAGATTTTGCCGCCGAGCCGCCGATGTTTTGGCAACACGTGGGGCTGTACGCGTATCGACGCGACTTTTTGCTGTGGTTCGCCGCCCAGCCACCCGCGGCGCTGGAGCAACTGGAAAAATTGGAACAGCTGCGAGCCCTGGCGGCAGGCCGGAGAATCGTCGTCGGACGCATCGATACGGTGGCCCGCGGGATCGATACCCTGGAAGATTTCGAGGACTTTTGTCAGCGATTTGAAAACTAG
- a CDS encoding WD40 repeat domain-containing protein, which translates to MKRLLTWLTATPLVMMAAAALLLCCCTAAWLPDSSGFLTISQRGQVVLFDLASGKETEIVAGATTPLVGSVAVSPDSQRIAVVQVVMGQGRASALLSLYSTSGELLHRSEKIPVREEPVQEAPGQKAKEPYPAIAAVSCWSPDGKRILVCLFGNQSTVISYELATQQVERFEDFLPAGMVGVESLPIRAAVPFLPGGEGFLAIRAPKAGGPGGVAPEFRLFRFSPAMPNRSEPFTYTAAARERFAPPAVNADAAPNATADAAADAPSGGRVLLPAYWSQGKLRMARHRGTIVVDPETKQVDYRADAEIETLAAYAERHDVRVVDRLGDDLVVQMNATGRLVEIAERETGKVRSKVQLDNQQGVPITVEVAPNRQFLLVSCAVPKPRYWVFDVTGKPIYQGQVGHTLGRP; encoded by the coding sequence ATGAAACGTTTGCTGACTTGGCTGACCGCGACGCCCTTGGTCATGATGGCGGCTGCGGCACTGCTGCTGTGCTGCTGCACGGCGGCTTGGCTGCCCGATTCCAGCGGGTTTCTGACAATTAGTCAGCGGGGGCAAGTCGTACTGTTTGACTTGGCGTCCGGCAAAGAAACCGAAATCGTGGCCGGCGCAACGACGCCTCTGGTAGGCAGTGTGGCGGTGTCACCCGATTCCCAACGCATCGCCGTCGTCCAGGTCGTGATGGGACAGGGGCGGGCTTCCGCGCTGTTGAGCCTGTATTCGACTAGCGGGGAACTGCTGCATCGGTCCGAAAAAATTCCGGTGCGTGAAGAGCCGGTGCAGGAAGCCCCAGGGCAGAAAGCGAAGGAACCCTATCCGGCGATCGCGGCGGTCAGTTGCTGGTCGCCCGATGGGAAGCGTATTTTGGTGTGCTTGTTTGGCAACCAAAGCACGGTGATCAGCTATGAACTGGCAACCCAGCAAGTGGAGCGATTCGAAGACTTCTTGCCAGCGGGAATGGTGGGCGTTGAATCGTTGCCGATTCGAGCGGCCGTGCCCTTTCTGCCCGGTGGTGAAGGGTTTCTCGCCATCCGTGCTCCAAAAGCTGGGGGGCCGGGTGGGGTGGCTCCCGAGTTTCGGCTGTTCCGGTTTTCACCCGCGATGCCCAACCGCTCCGAGCCGTTTACTTACACGGCGGCGGCTCGCGAACGATTCGCCCCACCCGCGGTGAATGCCGATGCGGCGCCAAACGCGACTGCTGACGCCGCCGCGGACGCGCCGTCCGGTGGTCGGGTGTTGCTGCCAGCGTATTGGTCGCAGGGAAAATTACGGATGGCTCGGCATCGCGGTACCATCGTGGTCGATCCCGAAACGAAACAAGTGGACTACCGTGCCGACGCCGAAATAGAAACACTAGCTGCTTACGCGGAGCGGCATGACGTGCGGGTGGTCGATCGATTGGGCGATGACTTGGTCGTGCAGATGAATGCGACGGGCCGGTTGGTCGAAATCGCGGAACGGGAAACCGGAAAGGTGCGCAGCAAGGTGCAGCTGGACAACCAGCAGGGTGTTCCGATCACCGTCGAGGTCGCTCCGAACCGGCAGTTTTTGTTAGTCAGTTGCGCGGTGCCGAAGCCGCGGTACTGGGTGTTTGATGTGACGGGCAAACCAATTTATCAGGGCCAGGTGGGGCACACGCTTGGTCGCCCTTGA
- a CDS encoding PH domain-containing protein: MDSPPLSEPLDISRIRRPDVALLRYYALCALATGPAFPLTLIPLLCRYYTLRYRFDDRGITLSWGVLFRTETYLTYKRIQDIHLNRNLVQRWLGLATLNVQTASGSASPEMKIEGVLEAEALRDYLYARMRGAKHAGAEAADAQSPAAVAQSIPPSASQDEVLQLLTSIRDNLQALGGSPTKGESPS, from the coding sequence ATGGATTCTCCGCCCCTATCGGAACCATTGGATATCTCTCGTATCCGACGCCCCGATGTCGCCCTGTTGCGTTATTACGCGCTGTGCGCCCTGGCCACCGGGCCGGCGTTTCCGCTGACCTTGATTCCGCTGCTATGCCGCTACTACACGCTGCGATACCGCTTTGATGATCGCGGCATCACGTTGTCGTGGGGCGTGCTGTTCCGCACCGAAACCTACCTGACCTACAAACGCATCCAGGACATCCACCTGAACCGCAATCTGGTCCAGCGCTGGCTGGGCCTGGCCACTCTGAACGTGCAAACGGCTTCGGGCAGCGCTTCGCCGGAAATGAAAATCGAGGGCGTGCTGGAAGCCGAAGCGCTGCGTGATTACCTGTACGCTCGGATGCGCGGTGCCAAGCACGCGGGCGCAGAGGCCGCCGACGCTCAGAGCCCGGCTGCGGTCGCTCAGTCCATCCCACCGTCGGCGTCGCAAGACGAAGTTTTGCAGTTGCTGACCAGCATCCGCGACAACTTGCAGGCGTTGGGCGGATCGCCGACCAAGGGCGAGTCACCATCATGA
- a CDS encoding PH domain-containing protein: MNETTLAPLGDATVEASGGPVYEGIWLVLAQWFRVPRQPPVLPKQSGEAIVSRKPAAQFISYLRLEFAIIMAVLSIAALVGCAFLIAAAPGPGLAVLLLASALLAAMVTVGLIAIRLRYDTTWYVFSDRSMRLRRGIWLIRETTITFENIQNVKTHQGPLQRLFGISNVIVETAGGGSSSEGVSNTDHQGLIEGIENAVELRDAIREKIAASRTSGLGDDDDTPSPIQPVPAAGFQPQHIAMLQEINQLLEARRSTAS; encoded by the coding sequence ATGAACGAAACCACGCTTGCCCCCTTGGGCGACGCCACCGTCGAAGCCTCCGGCGGTCCGGTATATGAAGGCATCTGGCTGGTGCTGGCCCAGTGGTTTCGCGTCCCCCGCCAACCGCCCGTTTTGCCCAAGCAATCCGGCGAAGCGATCGTCTCGCGAAAACCGGCGGCCCAATTCATCAGCTACCTGCGGCTGGAATTCGCCATCATCATGGCAGTGCTATCGATCGCCGCCTTGGTGGGCTGTGCGTTTCTGATCGCCGCGGCACCGGGCCCCGGGCTAGCTGTGCTGCTGCTGGCCTCGGCACTGCTGGCCGCCATGGTGACCGTCGGCCTGATCGCGATCCGTTTGCGTTATGACACCACCTGGTACGTGTTCAGCGACCGCAGCATGCGGCTCCGCCGCGGCATCTGGTTGATCCGCGAAACCACAATCACTTTTGAAAACATCCAGAACGTCAAAACCCACCAGGGACCGCTGCAGCGTCTGTTTGGAATCAGCAATGTGATCGTGGAAACCGCCGGCGGAGGCTCGTCCAGCGAAGGCGTCAGCAACACCGATCATCAGGGTTTGATCGAAGGCATCGAAAACGCCGTCGAGTTGCGTGACGCGATTCGCGAAAAGATCGCCGCCAGCCGCACTTCCGGTTTAGGCGACGACGACGATACGCCATCCCCGATCCAGCCTGTTCCCGCCGCTGGCTTCCAACCGCAACACATCGCCATGCTGCAGGAAATCAATCAGCTGCTGGAAGCACGTCGTTCAACCGCCTCCTAG
- a CDS encoding zinc ribbon domain-containing protein produces the protein MTTNIRCPECGTVLRVPSSPAGTMFRCPKCSQPIRMSTASSNAAAATPATAAPPAAAPSAAAPAASVPPVFAGAVPPQGASPTAGSSSAAPTVGGDVPLRPFLIRFAIVLGGVTVLLLALGLAGLASEPVAIAATVAMIVAMVACLMTGQVWMAIAAIRQNALLGVAIFFVPLVGLVLGMIQKGRILCGAIIYISALVPAVLGLLFIGLYQSRHTSQGRAAARTAGLEDDRPGLEAMIRNTEKTVAADAPLTTAKFRYVQIGPNLRLTAAKAESILSPFEYYVKGSFQIDEQAKTVQFDYRGPPRLATQYRLLLYNRTQVMLIEVPGG, from the coding sequence ATGACCACCAATATCCGCTGCCCGGAGTGCGGCACCGTGTTGCGCGTGCCCAGCTCACCGGCCGGCACCATGTTTCGGTGCCCCAAGTGCAGTCAACCGATCCGGATGTCAACGGCCTCCTCCAACGCAGCCGCCGCGACGCCCGCGACTGCGGCACCTCCGGCTGCCGCACCATCAGCCGCGGCCCCTGCGGCTTCCGTTCCGCCGGTCTTTGCCGGGGCCGTGCCGCCGCAGGGAGCGAGTCCCACGGCGGGGAGCTCTTCCGCTGCGCCCACGGTTGGCGGTGACGTCCCACTGCGGCCGTTCCTGATTCGTTTTGCGATCGTCCTGGGAGGCGTTACGGTGCTGCTGTTGGCGCTGGGGCTGGCGGGATTGGCTTCCGAGCCGGTGGCCATCGCGGCGACGGTAGCGATGATCGTGGCCATGGTGGCTTGTCTGATGACCGGGCAGGTTTGGATGGCGATTGCCGCCATTCGGCAGAATGCGTTGTTGGGGGTCGCGATCTTTTTTGTGCCTCTGGTGGGCTTGGTGCTGGGCATGATCCAAAAAGGTCGGATCCTGTGCGGCGCGATCATCTATATCAGCGCTCTGGTGCCCGCGGTGTTGGGGTTGTTGTTTATCGGGCTGTACCAATCGCGACATACCTCCCAGGGCCGAGCCGCAGCGCGGACGGCCGGCTTGGAGGATGATCGACCGGGACTGGAAGCGATGATTCGCAATACCGAGAAAACCGTGGCAGCCGATGCGCCATTGACGACTGCGAAGTTTCGGTATGTTCAGATCGGTCCCAACCTACGGCTTACCGCGGCCAAAGCCGAGTCGATCCTGAGCCCCTTTGAGTACTACGTTAAAGGCTCATTCCAAATCGACGAGCAAGCCAAGACGGTGCAGTTCGACTACCGCGGTCCACCGCGTTTGGCCACCCAGTATCGGTTGTTGCTGTACAACCGCACGCAGGTGATGTTGATAGAAGTGCCCGGCGGTTAG